A region from the Ammospiza caudacuta isolate bAmmCau1 chromosome 4, bAmmCau1.pri, whole genome shotgun sequence genome encodes:
- the FGB gene encoding fibrinogen beta chain, translated as MKLLLLFLLCVSSVQSQGSLDYDEEDESPVVDVRGHRPVDKRVETAPPLRPVAPPISGSGYRPRPPKRGKAEEKKERTVYPDAGGCQRALDELGVLCPTGCELRTLLLKQEKSVKPVINDLKVKVNSLSESSLTFHEYVTVLEDKLVKTQKQRKDNDDLLSQYNTEVELQYNYIKDNLDNNIPSSLRVLRAVVDSLHKKIQKLENAIATQVDYCRSPCTVSCNIPVVSGKECEDIIRKGGETSEMYLIQPDPFVKPYRVYCDMETDNGGWTLIQNRQDGSVNFGRVWDQYRKGFGNVAKSGGKNYCDTPGEYWLGNDKISQLTKIGPTEVLIEMEDWNGDKVSAHYGGFTIQNEGNKYQLSVSNYKGTAGNALMDGASQLHGENRTMTIHNGMYFSTYDRDNDGWLTADPSKQCSKQDGGGWWYNRCHSANPNGRYYWGGTYSWDMAKHGTDDGVVWMNWKGSWYSMKKMSMKIRPYFPH; from the exons ATGAAActgctcctgctgttcctgctctgtgtgtccTCCGTTCAGTCCCAGGGCTCTCTTGACTATGACGAAGAG GATGAGAGCCCCGTGGTTGACGTTCGCGGCCACCGCCCCGTGGACAAGAGGGTGGAGACGGCGCCGCCGCTGCGGCCCGTGGCGCCTCCCATCAGCGGGAGCGGGTACCGGCCCCGGCCCCCGAAGCGGGGGAAGGcggaggagaagaaggagcgGACCGTCTATCCTGATGCCGGGGGCTGCCAGCGAGCGCTGGACGAGCTG gGAGTGCTGTGTCCAACTGGATGTGAGCTGCGAACTCTACTGctaaaacaggaaaaatcagTGAAACCAGTTATTAATGATCTAAAAGTTAAAGTGAACTCTCTTTCGGAGAGCTCCTTAACTTTCCACGAATATGTGACTGTTCTAGAAGATAAATTGGTAAAgacacaaaaacaaagaaaag ACAATGATGATTTACTTTCTCAGTACAACACAGAAGTGGAATTGCAGTATAATTATATAAAGGATAATCTGGACAATAACATCCCATCTAGCCTCAGGGTCCTCCGTGCAGTTGTGGATTCTTTACATAAAAAGATACAGAAACTGGAAAATGCCATTGCAACCCAGGTGGACTACTGCCGTTCCCCATGTACTGTTTCCTGTAATATTCCTGTGGTTTCAGGCAAAG AGTGTGAGGATATCATCAGAAAGGGAGGTGAGACATCTGAAATGTACCTCATCCAGCCAGATCCTTTTGTCAAGCCATACAGAGTGTACTGTGACATGGAAACAGACAATGGAG GCTGGACTCTGATTCAGAACCGCCAGGACGGCAGTGTTAATTTCGGAAGAGTATGGGATCAATATAGAAAAGGATTTGGAAATGTTGCAAAGAGTGGAGGGAAGAACTACTGTGATACACCAG GTGAATATTGGCTTGGAAATGACAAGATCAGCCAGCTTACCAAAATAGGGCCCACTGAAGTTCTAATTGAAATGGAGGACTGGAATGGTGATAAAGTATCGGCTCATTATGGAGGTTTCACCATACAGAATGAAGGAAACAAGTATCAGCTTTCTGTTAGTAACTACAAAGGCACTGCAGGCAATGCACTGATGGACGGAGCTTCCCAACTGCATGGAGAAAACAGGACAATGACCATTCACAATGGCATGTACTTCAGTACTTATGACAGAGACAATGATGGATG GTTAACTGCAGACCCAAGCAAACAGTGCTCCAAACAAGACGGTGGTGGATGGTGGTACAACCGCTGCCACTCAGCCAACCCCAATGGCAGATACTACTGGGGAGGGACCTACAGCTGGGACATGGCAAAACACGGCACAGATGATGGTGTCGTATGGATGAACTGGAAAGGGTCGTGGTATTCAATGAAGAAGATGAGCATGAAAATCCGGCCATACTTTCCACATTAA